One segment of Rosa chinensis cultivar Old Blush chromosome 6, RchiOBHm-V2, whole genome shotgun sequence DNA contains the following:
- the LOC112170181 gene encoding probable disease resistance protein At5g66890: MAGIGELAAGGAVGLAFSLLYEGVSTLVIKSKEFKPLLEELIVTLDYLKPLIKQIGAGNRELDHPNEKVYFENQMEKGKRLIDKLSTVGSWNLLKPYYSNKLVEFDRSLSKMLLNLIPQGVRDGQDILVMVRSIEHKLTQMELHGQAQNQNALGGGETRATAPYPPSSPIGLDKPLRELKFKLLNDDRVSMLSVTAPGGSGKTTLAQMFCHDQKVKDKFSNRIFFATVSNKPNLDWLQTSLQQFLKEVEENDALLVLDDVWPDSSGALLEELYQLSEGSSCKTLVTSRSFPKYGSHYTLDPLTNDEAMTLLKNSTSLDHSSGTLDELLKQIVKYCKRSPLAITVVGKSLVKGSIEIWKEKVKEWSKSPSILDEYDILRLRLQTSLDVLCENEPLLKECFIDLASFPEDGRIPAGVLIDMWSELHGLHEDAMSIAKLQHLNNHNLAKIVVISKENGYVDRCYSEQFVTQHDMLRELALHQIRQDPGGESKRLIIDICGGVLPKRWTQKKDKLKETRLLSISTDGEFSSKWDHMHLPKAEVLILNFQTKNYTLPKFNSKMSKALKVLIVRNNGLSPAELTNLDILSSLPNLKRVRLERISISSRSLTKNKKLKSLEKLSLFMCNIGRPSSNMSIRFFEALPNLVEINIYYCNDLEELPADLCGLKYLKRLVITNCHNLSALPGEIGKLSKLEVLRLRSCTMLETLQDSITNFKNLTFLDISDCFSIKELPEDIGQLSKLKTINMRQCTRLQGLPTSIWDLENILEEVICDEETEELWEPFKMIKDLRITMVKEEFNLRWLHGD, from the exons TGGTAACAGGGAACTGGATCACCCAAATGAAAAGGTATATTTTGAGAACCAAATGGAGAAGGGCAAGAGGCTCATTGACAAGTTGTCCACAGTTGGTAGTTGGAATTTGCTCAAGCCTTATTACAGCAATAAGCTTGTTGAATTTGATAGGTCTCTCAGCAAGATGTTGCTGAATCTAATACCGCAGGGAGTAAGGGATGGGCAAGATATATTGGTTATGGTAAGGTCTATAGAGCACAAGTTGACCCAAATGGAGCTGCATGGTCAGGCACAAAATCAAAATGCACTTGGTGGTGGTGAAACTAGAGCTACAGCACCTTATCCACCATCTTCCCCAATTGGATTGGATAAGCCTTTAAGGGAATTGAAGTTCAAGCTTCTTAACGATGATCGAGTTTCAATGCTTTCGGTCACTGCTCCTGGAGGGTCTGGAAAAACCACTTTGGCCCAAATGTTTTGTCATGATCAGAAAGTCAAAG ATAAGTTCAGCAACAGGATCTTCTTTGCAACTGTTTCGAACAAACCCAACTTAGATTGGCTGCAAACATCTCTGCAGCAATTTCTAAAGGAAGTAGAAGAAAATGATGCACTGTTGGTCCTGGATGATGTATGGCCTGACTCATCAGGAGCCCTTCTTGAAGAGTTATATCAACTCAGCGAAGGATCAAGTTGCAAGACTCTAGTCACATCGAGATCTTTTCCAAAATATGGTTCACATTATACTTTAGATCCATTGACAAATGATGAGGCAATGACTCTTCTCAAGAATTCTACATCCCTGGATCATTCCTCTGGTACTTTAGATGAACTTCTGAAACAG ATAGTAAAGTACTGTAAGAGATCTCCACTTGCCATTACGGTGGTTGGAAAATCACTTGTCAAGGGTAGTATAgagatttggaaagaaaaagtaaaagaatGGTCGAAAAGTCCTTCTATTCTTGATGAGTATGATATTTTGCGTCTCCGCCTCCAAACcagcttagatgttttatgtgAAAATGAGCCTCTCCTCAAGGAATGTTTCATAGACCTTGCTTCATTTCCTGAAGACGGAAGAATCCCTGCTGGTGTGCTCATTGATATGTGGTCAGAGCTACATGGGCTACATGAAGATGCTATGTCTATTGCAAAACTGCAACACCTCAACAACCATAATCTGGCCAAAATTGTTGTCATAAG CAAGGAGAACGGGTATGTGGATCGCTGCTACAGTGAGCAGTTTGTTACGCAGCATGATATGCTTAGAGAGCTGGCATTGCATCAGATCCGTCAGGACCCGGGAGGAGAGAGCAAAAGACTAATTATAGACATATGTGGAGGTGTTCTTCCGAAACGCTGGACACAAAAGAAGGATAAGCTTAAGGAAACTCGCTTGTTATCTATATCAACTG ATGGAGAGTTCTCATCAAAATGGGACCACATGCATCTACCAAAAGCTGAGGTTCTGATTCTGAATTTTCAGACAAAGAACTATACCTTGCCCAAGTTCAATAGCAAAATGTCCAAGGCATTGAAGGTTCTAATAGTCAGAAATAATGGTTTATCACCTGCAGAATTAACTAACTTAGACATATTAAGTTCTTTACCTAACCTGAAGAGAGTCAGATTAGAGCGCATTTCCATTTCTTCCAGAAGCTTGACCAAAAACAAGAAGTTGAAAAGTCTGGAGAAGTTATCTCTGTTCATGTGCAACATTGGTCGACCTTCTAGCAACATGTCCATCCGATTTTTTGAGGCATTGCCAAATCTAGTGGAGATAAACATTTACTATTGCAATGATTTGGAGGAATTGCCTGCTGATCTCTGTGGTCTTAAGTACCTGAAGAGGCTTGTTATCACCAACTGTCATAACCTATCTGCCTTGCCTGGAGAGATTGGAAAGCTGAGCAAGTTAGAAGTCCTAAGGCTACGGTCTTGCACAATGCTGGAAACTTTACAGGACTCGATTACGAACTTCAAGAACTTAACCTTTCTCGACATATCTGATTGCTTCAGCATTAAGGAGTTGCCTGAAGACATTGGTCAGCTGAGCAAATTAAAGACGATCAACATGAGACAGTGCACCAGATTGCAGGGGCTACCTACATCAATCTGGGATCTTGAGAATATATTAGAGGAAGTGATATGTGATGAAGAGACAGAAGAGTTATGGGAACCTTTCAAAATGATCAAGGACTTGCGCATAACAATGGTCAAAGAAGAATTCAACCTACGTTGGCTTCATGGTGATTGA
- the LOC112170183 gene encoding 26S proteasome regulatory subunit 4 homolog A — MGQGTPGGLNRQGLPGDRKPDGNDKKEKKFEPAAPPARVGRKQRKQKGPEAAARLPTVTPLTKCKLRLLKLERIKDYLLMEEEFVTNQERLKPQEEKAEEDRSKVDDLRGSPMSVGNLEELIDENHAIVSSSVGPEYYVGILSFVDKDQLEPGCAILMHNKVLSVVGLLQDEVDPMVSVMKVEKAPLESYADIGGLDAQIQEIKEAVELPLTHPELYEDIGIRPPKGVILYGEPGTGKTLLAKAVANSTSATFLRVVGSELIQKYLGDGPKLVRELFRVADDLSPSIVFIDEIDAVGTKRYDAHSGGEREIQRTMLELLNQLDGFDSRGDVKVILATNRIESLDPALLRPGRIDRKIEFPLPDIKTRRRIFQIHTSRMTLADDVNLEEFVMTKDEFSGADIKAICTEAGLLALRERRMKVTHADFKKAKEKVMFKKKEGVPEGLYM; from the exons ATGGGTCAGGGAACTCCGGGCGGTTTGAACCGGCAAGGCCTACCGGGCGACCGAAAGCCCGACGGCAACgacaagaaggagaagaagttcGAGCCGGCGGCTCCGCCGGCCCGAGTGGGCCGCAAGCAGCGGAAACAGAAGGGTCCAGAAGCGGCGGCGAGGCTTCCGACGGTGACGCCGCTGACCAAGTGCAAGCTCCGGCTACTGAAGCTGGAGCGGATTAAGGATTACCTGCTCATGGAGGAGGAGTTTGTGACGAACCAGGAGCGGCTGAAGCCTCAGGAGGAGAAGGCCGAGGAGGACAGATCTAAGGTCGACGATCTACGTGGCTCGCCCATGAGCGTCGGCAATCTCGAGGAGCTGATCGACGAGAACCACGCGATTGTTTCGTCGTCGGTGGGGCCCGAGTACTATGTGGGGATCCTCTCCTTTGTCGATAAGGACCAGTTGGAGCCTGGGTGCGCCATTTTGATGCACAATAAG GTGCTTTCTGTTGTTGGGCTTCTGCAAGATGAAGTTGATCCAATGGTGTCAGTAATGAAGGTTGAAAAAGCTCCGCTGGAGTCATATGCTGACATTGGTGGATTAGATGCCCAAATACAGGAGATTAAAGAAGCAGTTGAGCTCCCACTGACGCATCCTGAACTTTATGAAGATATTGGCATCAGGCCTCCCAAGGGAGTCATATTGTATGGAGAGCCTGGAACTGGCAAGACCTTGCTTGCAAAG GCTGTGGCTAACTCAACATCAGCAACTTTCTTGCGTGTTGTTGGTAGTGAATTGATTCAAAAGTATCTGGGAGATGGTCCCAAGTTAGTGAGGGAGCTCTTTAGGGTTGCTGATGACCTCTCACCCTCGATTGTCTTCATTGATGAAATTGATGCAGTTGGTACAAAGAG GTACGATGCCCATTCAGGTGGTGAACGGGAAATACAGAGGACCATGTTGGAGTTACTGAACCAATTGGATGGCTTTGACTCAAGAGGTGATGTCAAGGTGATTCTTGCAACAAACAGAATTGAAAGTCTTGACCCAGCCTTGCTTCGACCAGGACGAATCGATAGAAAGATTGAATTTCCGCTTCCAGATATCAAAACAAGGAGGCGCATCTTCCAG ATTCACACATCAAGGATGACATTGGCTGACGATGTTAACCTAGAAGAATTCGTCATGACTAAAGATGAGTTCTCTGGGGCTGATATAAAGGCTATATGTACCGAAGCTGGTCTGCTTGCATTGAGAGAGCGCCGAATGAAG GTGACACATGCAGACTTCaagaaggccaaggagaaggTTATGTTCAAGAAGAAGGAAGGTGTTCCAGAAGGACTCTACATGTGA